The following proteins come from a genomic window of Microbacterium lemovicicum:
- the kdpC gene encoding potassium-transporting ATPase subunit KdpC translates to MRTTLRTSGVAVRAMLLFTLVLGVGYMLVITLIGQVALPAQANGSLERDADGTVIGSQLIGQSWTDADGAALPAWFQSRPSAAGDGYDAAASSGSNLGPENADLIAAIEERKAAVTDLDGAGSIPADAVTASGSGLDPDISVAYARLQVDRVAAARGIPASDVDALVDAQVLPRDLGFLGEPRVNVLALNLALDARAPLAR, encoded by the coding sequence ATGCGCACCACCCTGCGTACCTCCGGCGTCGCCGTCCGCGCGATGCTCCTGTTCACCCTCGTCCTCGGCGTCGGCTACATGCTCGTCATCACCCTCATCGGCCAGGTCGCCCTGCCCGCGCAGGCGAACGGCTCCCTCGAGCGCGACGCCGACGGCACCGTGATCGGCTCGCAGCTGATCGGGCAGTCGTGGACCGATGCCGACGGCGCGGCCCTGCCCGCCTGGTTCCAGTCGCGGCCCTCGGCCGCCGGCGACGGCTACGACGCCGCGGCCTCGAGCGGATCGAACCTCGGCCCCGAGAACGCCGACCTCATCGCGGCGATCGAGGAGCGGAAGGCCGCGGTGACCGACCTGGACGGCGCCGGATCCATCCCCGCCGACGCCGTCACCGCCTCGGGCTCGGGGCTCGATCCCGACATCTCCGTCGCCTACGCGCGGCTGCAGGTCGACCGCGTCGCCGCGGCCCGCGGCATCCCGGCATCCGACGTCGACGCCCTCGTCGACGCGCAGGTGCTGCCCCGAGACCTCGGCTTCCTCGGGGAGCCGCGTGTCAACGTGCTGGCCTTGAACCTCGCCCTCGACGCGCGCGCGCCCCTCGCGCGCTGA
- the kdpB gene encoding potassium-transporting ATPase subunit KdpB, which produces MSTTLTRAAAPEPIADPAPRRAFSAAQIVQAVPGALRKLNPASQWRNPVMFLVWVGAALTTLIAIAEPLLGGPESSGGAPVPAGFTWGIAVWLWLTVFFANIAESVAEGRGKAQAATLRKTRTSTTARRVVAYDATADAAASAATVEDVPSGDLRLGDVVLVTAGELIPGDGDIVHGIATVDESAITGESAPVVRESGGDRSAVTGGTRVLSDRIVVQITSKPGETFVDRMIALVEGASRQRTPNEIALNILLASLSIVFVIVVLVMNPIASYAASPVSIPVLIALLVCLIPTTIGALLSAIGIAGMDRLVQRNVLAMSGRAVEAAGDVTTLLLDKTGTITYGNRRASEFVAMAGVDAREMAEAAALSSLADPTPEGTSVVELAAVQQIVATMPQGAVAVPFTAQTRMSGLDLADGTQVRKGAGSAVLAWLDAAGSPVAGALRTQVTAETDRIAGSGGTPLVVATLSEAGAGRVLGVVHLKDVVKDGLRERFEELRSMGIRTVMITGDNPLTAKAIAAEAGVDDYLAEATPEDKLALIRREQEGGNLVAMTGDGTNDAPALAQADVGVAMNTGTSAAKEAGNMVDLDSDPTKLIDIVRIGKQLLITRGALTTFSLANDVAKYFAIIPAMFMGVFPGLAALNVMQLSSPASAVTSAIIFNAIVIVFLIPLALRGVKYRAAGASQILSRNLLVYGLGGVIVPFIGIKLIDLVVSLIPGF; this is translated from the coding sequence ATGTCCACCACCCTCACCCGCGCCGCTGCCCCCGAGCCCATCGCCGACCCCGCGCCCCGGCGCGCGTTCAGCGCCGCGCAGATCGTGCAGGCCGTCCCCGGAGCGCTGCGCAAGCTCAACCCGGCGTCGCAGTGGCGCAACCCCGTCATGTTCCTCGTGTGGGTGGGCGCCGCGCTCACCACGCTGATCGCGATCGCCGAGCCGCTCCTGGGCGGTCCGGAGTCGTCCGGGGGTGCCCCCGTGCCCGCGGGCTTCACGTGGGGCATCGCCGTCTGGCTGTGGCTCACGGTGTTCTTCGCGAACATCGCCGAGTCGGTCGCGGAGGGGCGCGGCAAGGCGCAGGCCGCCACACTCCGCAAGACCCGCACGAGCACCACGGCACGCCGCGTGGTCGCCTACGATGCGACGGCGGATGCCGCGGCATCCGCTGCGACCGTCGAGGACGTGCCCTCGGGCGACCTCCGCCTCGGAGACGTCGTGCTCGTCACCGCGGGCGAGCTGATCCCCGGCGACGGCGACATCGTCCACGGCATCGCGACGGTCGACGAATCGGCCATCACGGGCGAGTCGGCGCCCGTCGTCCGCGAATCCGGCGGCGACCGCAGCGCCGTCACCGGCGGCACCCGCGTGCTGTCGGACCGCATCGTGGTGCAGATCACCTCGAAGCCCGGCGAGACCTTCGTCGACCGCATGATCGCGCTGGTCGAGGGCGCGTCGCGCCAGCGGACGCCGAACGAGATCGCGCTCAACATCCTGCTCGCGAGCCTGTCGATCGTCTTCGTCATCGTCGTGCTGGTGATGAACCCCATCGCCTCCTACGCCGCCTCGCCCGTCAGCATCCCCGTGCTGATCGCCCTGCTGGTCTGTCTCATCCCGACGACGATCGGCGCGCTGCTGTCGGCGATCGGCATCGCCGGCATGGACCGGCTCGTGCAGCGCAACGTGCTTGCGATGTCGGGGCGCGCCGTCGAGGCCGCCGGCGACGTGACGACGCTGCTGCTCGACAAGACCGGCACCATCACCTATGGCAACCGTCGCGCGAGCGAGTTCGTCGCGATGGCCGGAGTGGACGCCCGCGAGATGGCGGAGGCGGCAGCGCTGTCGTCGCTGGCCGACCCCACTCCCGAGGGCACGTCGGTGGTCGAGCTCGCCGCCGTGCAGCAGATCGTCGCGACGATGCCGCAGGGCGCCGTCGCGGTGCCCTTCACCGCGCAGACCCGCATGTCGGGTCTCGACCTCGCCGACGGCACGCAGGTGCGCAAGGGCGCGGGGTCGGCGGTGCTCGCCTGGCTCGACGCCGCGGGCTCGCCGGTCGCGGGCGCGCTGCGCACGCAGGTGACGGCCGAGACCGACCGCATCGCCGGCTCGGGCGGCACGCCGCTCGTGGTGGCCACTCTCTCCGAGGCGGGCGCGGGACGCGTGCTCGGCGTCGTCCACCTCAAGGACGTCGTCAAGGACGGTCTCCGCGAGCGCTTCGAGGAGCTGCGCTCGATGGGCATCCGCACGGTGATGATCACCGGCGACAACCCGCTGACGGCCAAGGCGATCGCCGCCGAGGCCGGCGTCGACGACTACCTCGCCGAGGCCACCCCCGAGGACAAGCTGGCGCTCATCCGGCGCGAGCAGGAGGGCGGCAACCTCGTCGCCATGACGGGCGACGGCACGAACGACGCCCCGGCGCTGGCGCAGGCCGACGTGGGCGTCGCGATGAACACGGGCACGTCGGCGGCGAAGGAGGCCGGCAACATGGTCGACCTCGACTCCGACCCGACCAAGCTCATCGACATCGTCCGCATCGGCAAGCAGCTGCTCATCACGCGCGGCGCGCTGACGACGTTCTCGCTGGCGAACGACGTCGCGAAGTACTTCGCGATCATCCCCGCCATGTTCATGGGCGTCTTCCCGGGGCTTGCCGCCCTCAACGTGATGCAGCTGTCCTCACCCGCCTCGGCGGTGACCAGCGCGATCATCTTCAACGCGATCGTCATCGTGTTCCTCATCCCGCTGGCGCTCCGCGGCGTGAAGTACCGCGCCGCCGGTGCCTCGCAGATCCTCAGCCGCAACCTGCTCGTCTACGGGCTCGGCGGCGTGATCGTCCCCTTCATCGGCATCAAGCTCATCGACCTCGTCGTGAGCCTCATCCCCGGCTTCTGA